Within the bacterium genome, the region CGGGAAGTCGGCAGCCATTCGATTTCCTGGCGGGCGGAGAGCCTGGCCAGTGGAGTGTATTTCGTGACGCTGCGGGCGGAAGGTCGCGCGCAGATGCAGAAAATCTTGCTGGTGAGATAACCGAATCGTATGGCGGATTCGCAGCGAATCATACTGGAATTGGCGAACGTCGCCTCCGGCTACGGCAACCGAGCCGTTCTGACCGGAGTCGGTATCTCCGTGGGCAAGGGAGAGCTGATCGTTATCGAGGGCGCAACCGGAGCGGGCAAGACCACTCTCATTCGATTGCTGTTGGGAGTGCAACCGGCCCGCTCCGGCTATGTCCGGGTGCTGGGCAGTGACGTGGCGCGGGTCTCCTCCGCCACTCTGACGCAGCTTCGCCGGCAGATGGGAGTCGTATTCCAGATTCCGCAGTTCCTCGCGCAGGAGAGCGTGATGACCAACGTCGCGCTCCCGCTGCTCATCGCCGGCATTTCCTCGTCGAAGAGTCGAGCGCTGGCGACGCGCGCGCTGATGGACGCGGGTCTGACCGGCAGTGCACGCAAGCGGCCCGGCCAGCTTTCGGGAGGCGAGCAGGCGCGCTTGCAGATCGCCCGCGCGCTCATTCATCATCCCCAACTCATTCTGGCCGATGAACCGTTTGCTCACTTGGACCCCGAATCGGTCGCGGCCGCCGAATCGCTGCTGGCCACTGCGCATGCTCGCGGGTCGGCCGTGCTGATTACGACCCACAGTCCGACGCGACTCGCCGACCGCGCCGTGCGCTATCGAATGGAAGGAGGAAAACTCGCGTGCCAGTCCTGAACCGGGAGCAAATTCGCTTGGTGGAGTCGCCGCGATGTTGAATCTCGGATTGGCATGGCGGCTCGGACTCGGGCTGCTGCGTTCGCGACCGACGCTGACGATTCTGGCGGTGGGTCTTTTGGCTCTCGGAACCGCTCTAATCGGCGGATTGTTCGGCACGATGTATTTGCTGCGGAATCTCCAAACTCAGTTCCTAACCGCGCTGACCATCGAAATCGAGCTCACGTATGACACCGAACCGGCGCGAACCCGCGTGATGGCCATGGCCGAGACCTGGCCTGACGTGGAGTTCGTGCAGTACGTTCCCCCGGAAACGGTGTTACGAGAAGTGGAGGCCGAAACCGGAGAAGATCTCAGTGCGCTCTTCGATGTGAATCCGTTTCCGGCCTGCGTTCGCGTGCGTTTCGGTCACGCCGAATTGCGCACGCTGGACAGCCTCGGCGAGGCCGCCGAGCGCATGCCCGAGGTTTCGCAGGTCGTGTTTCCGCGAACTTTGTGGACCGATCTCGAACGGTTGGGTTCGCGGGTGCAGGGCGGATTCGGGTGGATCGCCGCGCTTGCCGTGTTGGTCGCGATTGTTTTGGTGGGTTTCTGCCTGCGGGCGCAAGTCCGCATTCATCAGGCAACGTGGGAATTCCTGGCGGTCATGGGTACATCGCGCCGGACGTTCGATCTCACGCTGTTCATTCAAGAGATTCTGATCGGCGCTTTCGGGGGGCTGCTGGCCTGCGCCGGGCTGGTTCTCCTGACCTCGGCCTATACACTTCTGCTGCTTCGTCCCATCTCCTTTCCCTTCTGGTTTCATCTCACCGTTTGGCTGACGGCGATCCTGCTAGCAATCATTGCCGGCTTGGTCAGCCCCCGCCGCTTCTCGT harbors:
- a CDS encoding ATP-binding cassette domain-containing protein, giving the protein MADSQRIILELANVASGYGNRAVLTGVGISVGKGELIVIEGATGAGKTTLIRLLLGVQPARSGYVRVLGSDVARVSSATLTQLRRQMGVVFQIPQFLAQESVMTNVALPLLIAGISSSKSRALATRALMDAGLTGSARKRPGQLSGGEQARLQIARALIHHPQLILADEPFAHLDPESVAAAESLLATAHARGSAVLITTHSPTRLADRAVRYRMEGGKLACQS
- a CDS encoding permease-like cell division protein FtsX, coding for MLNLGLAWRLGLGLLRSRPTLTILAVGLLALGTALIGGLFGTMYLLRNLQTQFLTALTIEIELTYDTEPARTRVMAMAETWPDVEFVQYVPPETVLREVEAETGEDLSALFDVNPFPACVRVRFGHAELRTLDSLGEAAERMPEVSQVVFPRTLWTDLERLGSRVQGGFGWIAALAVLVAIVLVGFCLRAQVRIHQATWEFLAVMGTSRRTFDLTLFIQEILIGAFGGLLACAGLVLLTSAYTLLLLRPISFPFWFHLTVWLTAILLAIIAGLVSPRRFSFRAPRK